A genomic region of Anopheles coustani chromosome 3, idAnoCousDA_361_x.2, whole genome shotgun sequence contains the following coding sequences:
- the LOC131265234 gene encoding mediator of RNA polymerase II transcription subunit 29 — MMNQMGMMMQQQGVGVPGGAGGVGMAGPGGMGVSPGMMQSPQMQQAQQQQVQQQQQQQVQQQQVQQQQQQQQQAQQQTEKVDNISKVKGLVGPLRDALSTTIKTAALVVQHNHLNDAGSNKTVDHNNGPRFDKHLEEFYSICDQIELNLKTAKLCMQQCASSQQYLPIPVATSQQPPPETNALTYNQYLEVVKLQIGYAKDIHDTLICAAQNISPSE; from the exons ATGATGAACCAAATGGGTATGATGATGCAGCAGCAAGGAGTTGGTGTACCGGGAGGCGCAGGTGGTGTTGGAATGGCTGGTCCTGGAGGTATGGGAGTATCGCCAGGCATGATGCAGTCACCGCAGATGCAACAAGCTCAACAACAGcaagtgcagcagcagcaacagcagcaagttCAACAACAGCAagtgcagcaacagcaacagcaacaacagcaagcgCAACAGCAGACGGAGAAGGTAGATAACATATCGAAGGTCAAGGGTCTAGTTGGGCCACTTCGAGACGCTTTGTCTACCACGATCAAAACTGCCGCCCTAGTGGTACAACATAATCATCTCAATGACGCTGGATC aaacaaaacagtaGATCACAACAATGGCCCACGATTCGACAAACATTTGGAAGAATTCTATTCCATTTGCGACCAAATTGAACTGAACCTA AAAACGGCTAAACTGTGCATGCAACAGTGTGCTTCATCGCAACAGTATCTTCCGATTCCGGTGGCCACTAGCCAGCAGCCCCCGCCCGAAACAAACGCCCTCACATACAACCAGTACCTGGAGGTGGTTAAGCTTCAGATCGGGTACGCAAAGGACATACACGATACCTTGATCTGCGCTGCCCAGAACATCTCACCAAGCGAATAA
- the LOC131271599 gene encoding phosphatidylserine decarboxylase proenzyme, mitochondrial isoform X1, translated as MAVFMPKYRLFTRAVAFKPNPRQWSTRWAIYGSRQLTSASTNHHQQQQQQHQQHQQQHQQQQQYHQSTTGKSRSKVYRKWSWKAGAGWTILSVLDWWLLLAGGWLTWRGVFLRWTPIGICMVVAAKWHLHNRELDKKGLPRTAAKWQAKMYCSLPLRLMSRAFGWVADRKVPKPARPMVYGLYSNTFGVKMEEAAAADFKEYKSLGEFFTRPLKEDARPIDPKTCFVSPCDGRILHFGAASSNLIEQVKGVSYSLEAFLGPPSWCKKDATDMVEKVKKKASPDSVLYQCVIYLAPGDYHRFHSPALWKPELRRHFSGELLSVSPKIAGWIPGLFCLNERAVYIGKWKHGFFSYTAVGATNVGSVEIFMDEKLKTNKCKKKKTFDELELPNDKYLEKGELVGQFRMGSTIVLIFEAPKEFKFNLFPGQRVKVGEKLGTFEGIEEQEENPEEVKRVIESFCESEVTAL; from the exons ATGGCTGTGTTTATGCCTAAATATCGGTT GTTCACCAGGGCGGTCGCCTTCAAACCGAACCCCCGGCAGTGGTCCACGCGATGGGCAATTTATGGTAGCCGACAACTTACTTCAGCATCCACcaaccaccatcagcagcagcagcaacagcatcagcagcatcagcagcagcatcagcagcaacaacaatatCATCAGTCGACGACAGGTAAATCGCGTAGCAAAGTTTACAGAAAGTGGAGTTGGAAGGCGGGTGCAGGTTGGACTATATTATCGGTTTTGGATTGGTGGTTACTACTAGCCGGCGGTTGGCTAACTTGGCGCGGTGTCTTCCTTCGTTGGACCCCAATCGGTATCTGTATGGTGGTGGCGGCCAAGTGGCACCTTCACAATCGTGAACTCGATAAGAAGGGCCTCCCGCGTACCGCTGCAAAATGGCAG GCGAAAATGTACTGCTCACTACCACTGCGACTCATGAGCCGCGCATTCGGTTGGGTGGCCGACCGGAAGGTTCCCAAACCCGCACGCCCCATGGTGTACGGTCTATATTCGAACACTTTCGGCGTGAAGATGGAAGAGGCGGCCGCAGCAGATTTCAA AGAGTACAAGAGTTTAGGGGAGTTCTTTACCCGCCCACTTAAAGAAGACGCACGACCCATCGACCCAAAAACCTGCTTTGTGTCTCCGTGCGACGGACGGATACTTCATTTTGGTGCGGCCAGCTCGAACCTCATTGAACAG GTTAAAGGTGTATCATACAGTTTAGAGGCCTTCCTTGGACCACCATCGTGGTGCAAAAAGGACGCAACGGACATGGTGGAGAAGGTGAAGAAAAAGGCATCTCCCGACAGTGTGCTTTATCAGTGCGTCATCTATCTCGCACCGGGTGATTACCATCGCTTTCACTCTCCTGCACTCTGGAAACCGGAACTGCGTCGGCACTTTTCCGGCGAACTGCTTTCCGTGAGCCCCAAAATTGCCGGTTGGATCCCCGGACTTTTCTGTCTGAACGAGCGCGCCGTATACATCGGAAAGTGGAAGCATGGGTTTTTCAGCTACACTGCAGTCG GAGCTACCAATGTTGGATCGGTGGAAATTTTCATGGACGAAAAACTGAAGACCAATAAAtgtaagaagaagaaaaccttTGACGAGCTGGAGCTACCTAATGACAAGTACCTGGAAAAAGGGGAGCTGGTAGGTCAGTTCCGCATGGGAAGTACGATCGTGCTCATCTTCGAGGCTCCAAAAGAGTTCAA ATTCAATTTGTTTCCCGGACAGAGAGTGAAAGTTGGGGAAAAATTGGGCACGTTCGAGGGAATCGAAGAGCAAGAGGAAAACCCTGAAGAGGTTAAACGTGTCATTGAATCTTTTTGTGAATCGGAAGTGACAGCATTGTGA
- the LOC131271599 gene encoding phosphatidylserine decarboxylase proenzyme, mitochondrial isoform X2 codes for MAVFMPKYRLFTRAVAFKPNPRQWSTRWAIYGSRQLTSASTNHHQQQQQQHQQHQQQHQQQQQYHQSTTAGGWLTWRGVFLRWTPIGICMVVAAKWHLHNRELDKKGLPRTAAKWQAKMYCSLPLRLMSRAFGWVADRKVPKPARPMVYGLYSNTFGVKMEEAAAADFKEYKSLGEFFTRPLKEDARPIDPKTCFVSPCDGRILHFGAASSNLIEQVKGVSYSLEAFLGPPSWCKKDATDMVEKVKKKASPDSVLYQCVIYLAPGDYHRFHSPALWKPELRRHFSGELLSVSPKIAGWIPGLFCLNERAVYIGKWKHGFFSYTAVGATNVGSVEIFMDEKLKTNKCKKKKTFDELELPNDKYLEKGELVGQFRMGSTIVLIFEAPKEFKFNLFPGQRVKVGEKLGTFEGIEEQEENPEEVKRVIESFCESEVTAL; via the exons ATGGCTGTGTTTATGCCTAAATATCGGTT GTTCACCAGGGCGGTCGCCTTCAAACCGAACCCCCGGCAGTGGTCCACGCGATGGGCAATTTATGGTAGCCGACAACTTACTTCAGCATCCACcaaccaccatcagcagcagcagcaacagcatcagcagcatcagcagcagcatcagcagcaacaacaatatCATCAGTCGACGACAG CCGGCGGTTGGCTAACTTGGCGCGGTGTCTTCCTTCGTTGGACCCCAATCGGTATCTGTATGGTGGTGGCGGCCAAGTGGCACCTTCACAATCGTGAACTCGATAAGAAGGGCCTCCCGCGTACCGCTGCAAAATGGCAG GCGAAAATGTACTGCTCACTACCACTGCGACTCATGAGCCGCGCATTCGGTTGGGTGGCCGACCGGAAGGTTCCCAAACCCGCACGCCCCATGGTGTACGGTCTATATTCGAACACTTTCGGCGTGAAGATGGAAGAGGCGGCCGCAGCAGATTTCAA AGAGTACAAGAGTTTAGGGGAGTTCTTTACCCGCCCACTTAAAGAAGACGCACGACCCATCGACCCAAAAACCTGCTTTGTGTCTCCGTGCGACGGACGGATACTTCATTTTGGTGCGGCCAGCTCGAACCTCATTGAACAG GTTAAAGGTGTATCATACAGTTTAGAGGCCTTCCTTGGACCACCATCGTGGTGCAAAAAGGACGCAACGGACATGGTGGAGAAGGTGAAGAAAAAGGCATCTCCCGACAGTGTGCTTTATCAGTGCGTCATCTATCTCGCACCGGGTGATTACCATCGCTTTCACTCTCCTGCACTCTGGAAACCGGAACTGCGTCGGCACTTTTCCGGCGAACTGCTTTCCGTGAGCCCCAAAATTGCCGGTTGGATCCCCGGACTTTTCTGTCTGAACGAGCGCGCCGTATACATCGGAAAGTGGAAGCATGGGTTTTTCAGCTACACTGCAGTCG GAGCTACCAATGTTGGATCGGTGGAAATTTTCATGGACGAAAAACTGAAGACCAATAAAtgtaagaagaagaaaaccttTGACGAGCTGGAGCTACCTAATGACAAGTACCTGGAAAAAGGGGAGCTGGTAGGTCAGTTCCGCATGGGAAGTACGATCGTGCTCATCTTCGAGGCTCCAAAAGAGTTCAA ATTCAATTTGTTTCCCGGACAGAGAGTGAAAGTTGGGGAAAAATTGGGCACGTTCGAGGGAATCGAAGAGCAAGAGGAAAACCCTGAAGAGGTTAAACGTGTCATTGAATCTTTTTGTGAATCGGAAGTGACAGCATTGTGA
- the LOC131260021 gene encoding facilitated trehalose transporter Tret1-like, giving the protein MGKTAYTINGASPGMNGRGNEKKERSDADKMTLEEAKQPEVSTFRRILPQILASTAKNFLLLDLGMAVAFPTIVIPALRGIKNRAPDEFLHFTPQQASWFGSIAYICQPVGSVLSGIILEPLGRKRSMILVNIPHIIGWFMLHFAGSLEEMYTAAILLGLGVGFMEAPIVTYVGEICQPSIRGILTSCAGVAVMLGFFMVYLLGTVTTWRTTAAICAAIPIATMIAICFVPETPMWLLSKDRADDALKSLQWLRGWVSPKAVEQEFQEMKRYSLNSAKCATCAKTNASTCQHPPLTEWMKLKELTRKRNLRPFVLVMLFFVFGQLSGLTGMRPYLVQIFQAYGVPLDANWATVSTGLLGLLANIVCMVSIKFVGKRRLALTSMAVTALSCISLAIYAFNTFPPGWTSFDVHSGTSHVTSMGYIPMVFFFMLAFFTSVGVLPVPWILLSEVFPFRNRSLACGITAALHYVMSFVTTKTYFNLESALSLPGVILFYGVMGVIGLFFVYFFLPETEKRTLEDIELYFSDNKRKLTDIYIPRRNRDVEAVAVISTLGEKTHEKEGIDNTAFTDCNK; this is encoded by the exons ATGGG GAAAACGGCGTACACAATAAACGGTGCTTCGCCGGGAATGAATGGCCGTGGCAATGAGAAAAAGGAACGCTCGGACGCAGACAAAATGACCCTGGAAGAGGCCAAACAGCCCGAGGTTAGCACGTTTCGGCGCATCTTGCCGCAGATACTGGCCAGTACGGCCAAAAACTTTCTCCTGCTCGATCTTGGCATGGCGGTAGCGTTCCCAACGATTGTGATACCGGCACTTCGGGGTATTAAGAACCGTGCACCCGATGAATTTCTTCACTTTACTCCCCAACAGGCATCATGGTTCG gaAGCATAGCGTATATTTGCCAACCTGTGGGAAGTGTCCTGTCGGGGATCATCCTTGAGCCACTAGGACGAAAGCGATCCATGATCCTGGTTAACATTCCGCACATCATAGGTTGGTTTATGCTGCATTTCGCTGGATCCTTGGAAGAGATGTACACGGCGGCCATCCTTCTTGGCCTGGGTGTTGGTTTCATGGAAGCACCAATCGTAACTTACGTTGGGGAGATTTG TCAACCTTCCATCCGTGGCATCTTAACATCGTGCGCTGGTGTGGCTGTGATGCTTGGATTTTTCATGGTGTACCTACTGGGAACTGTGACCACTTGGCGAACGACCGCAGCGATCTGCGCCGCGATCCCCATCGCGACAATGATTGCAATCTGCTTTGTACCGGAAACACCCATGTGGCTGCTCTCGAAAGATCGAGCGGATGACGCACTCAAATCACTCCAATGGCTGCGCGGTTGGGTATCGCCGAAAGCAGTAGAGCAAGAGTTTCAGGAAATGAAAAGATACAGTCTAAACTCTGCCAAGTGTGCCACGTGCGCGAAAACCAACGCGTCCACATGTCAACATCCCCCGCTGACCGAGTGGATGAAACTGAAGGAGCTTACACGTAAGCGCAACCTCCGACCATTCGTTCTCGTGATGCTTTTCTTCGTCTTCGGCCAGCTAAGTGGACTGACGGGCATGAGGCCGTATCTCGTGCAGATATTCCAGGCCTACGGTGTACCGCTGGATGCAAACTGGGCCACCGTTTCGACGGGCCTGCTAGGCTTGCTAGCAAACATAGTGTGTATGGTGAGCATTAAATTCGTCGGAAAACGGCGCCTTGCACTCACCTCAATGGCCGTGACGGCTCTGTCCTGCATCTCGCTCGCAATCTATGCGTTCAATACCTTCCCACCGGGTTGGACTTCGTTCGACGTTCACTCGGGGACCAGTCATGTCACTAGCATGGGTTACATACCGATGGTGTTCTTTTTCATGCTGGCCTTTTTCACCAGCGTGGGTGTGCTGCCTGTTCCCTGGATTCTGCTGAGTGAAGTTTTCCCATTCAG GAATAGGAGCCTGGCATGTGGAATTACGGCTGCCCTGCACTACGTAATGTCGTTCGTTACGACGAAGACGTACTTCAATCTGGAAAGTGCTCTCTCTCTACCCGGTGTGATATTATTTTACGGTGTGATGGGAGTGATTGGATTATTTTTCGTGTACTTTTTCCTCCCGGAGACGGAGAAGCGTACCCTCGAGGACATTGAGCTCTACTTCTCCGACAACAAGCGCAAGCTGACTGATATTTACATTCCGAGGAGAAATAGGGACGTGGAAGCGGTGGCAGTTATTTCAACGTTGGGCGAGAAGACACACGAAAAAGAAGGCATAGACAACACTGCCTTCACGGATTGCAACAAGTAG